In Deinococcus maricopensis DSM 21211, one genomic interval encodes:
- a CDS encoding SGNH/GDSL hydrolase family protein yields MRRLVPLALSATLLAACAPTQAHRARPGATPFTQYVAIGDSITAGFQSGGLTAASQRDAYPRLLGARGGLDVPMPEVNDPGCPPPIGVTGEKNCTRRDPAVRSPVVAIPGAKVGDVLRSTDRQVADPDPQLYDADLYRVILGTGTTQLGAALAQKPQFVTVWIGNNDVLLPTLRGRPDTSTPVAPFRADYRTLIERLRVSGVPHIVVMTVPDVTRVPALIPVRLLRLAGVVARDCDGQDVYFGSVVVGRATAAQPLSCASSEALTAAEFAQAQATVAQYNAVIREVAAEFQVPVFDVNAVLDRLPGRPLLPTAASPFGRSFSRDGVHPSSFAHARFAQALAVFMNEQFGTDLDVRAP; encoded by the coding sequence ATGAGACGCCTCGTTCCCCTCGCTCTCAGCGCCACGCTGCTCGCCGCCTGCGCGCCCACGCAGGCGCACCGCGCCCGACCGGGCGCGACGCCGTTCACGCAGTACGTCGCCATCGGGGACAGCATCACCGCCGGCTTCCAGTCCGGCGGGCTGACGGCCGCGTCGCAGCGCGACGCCTACCCGCGGCTGCTCGGCGCGCGCGGCGGGCTGGACGTTCCCATGCCGGAAGTGAACGACCCCGGCTGCCCGCCGCCCATCGGCGTGACCGGCGAGAAGAACTGCACGCGCCGCGACCCGGCCGTCCGCTCGCCCGTCGTGGCGATACCCGGCGCGAAGGTCGGTGACGTGCTGCGCAGCACGGACCGCCAGGTGGCCGACCCGGACCCGCAACTCTACGACGCGGACCTGTACCGCGTGATTCTCGGGACGGGCACCACGCAGCTTGGCGCGGCGCTCGCGCAGAAGCCGCAGTTCGTGACCGTCTGGATCGGCAACAACGACGTGCTCCTCCCGACCCTGCGTGGCCGCCCGGACACGAGCACGCCCGTGGCGCCGTTCCGCGCGGATTACCGCACGCTCATCGAGCGGCTGCGCGTGTCCGGCGTGCCGCACATCGTCGTGATGACCGTCCCGGACGTCACGCGCGTACCCGCCCTGATTCCGGTGCGGCTCCTGCGCCTCGCGGGCGTCGTCGCGCGCGACTGTGACGGGCAGGACGTGTACTTCGGGTCGGTCGTGGTGGGCCGGGCCACGGCGGCGCAGCCGCTCTCGTGCGCGTCCAGCGAGGCCCTCACCGCTGCAGAATTCGCGCAGGCGCAGGCGACGGTCGCGCAGTACAACGCCGTGATCCGCGAGGTGGCTGCAGAATTCCAGGTGCCGGTGTTCGACGTGAACGCCGTTCTGGACAGGCTGCCGGGCCGACCGCTGCTGCCGACGGCGGCGTCGCCGTTTGGGCGGTCCTTCAGCCGGGACGGCGTGCACCCGAGCAGCTTCGCGCACGCGCGGTTCGCGCAGGCGCTCGCGGTGTTCATGAATGAGCAGTTCGGGACGGACCTCGACGTGCGCGCGCCCTGA
- a CDS encoding AAA family ATPase, producing the protein MNAFLNGLRAGDQPDLAAFTRELGAALPLLAELPRTPQDPEWHGEGDVGTHTDLVLQETYHLADTHALSGDARLTLVLAAALHDLGKPLVTRRDDSRGTPRIVSPRHADRGRSYLAYRLPELDLPHAVTRDVMALVGHHHDLARTLTDGSLRAYRRLARQVDLQALYLLEVADTRGRVSADRDSKLEDLELFRLGAQEYGVWDATDPYAEWRADIQAQLRGFPDAYVDLTLESGILDHEAGLISTPHEAVARAYAARAGFPDLTVTVGPSGAGKSAWVAAHYPDHAVVSLDALRDELAGRRADQSVNGRVLQAAKEQLRVALRARRPVVWDATNTRRDFRGVPLRLGFEYGALTTLAVFQPPLSTVFERNPARTHAVPAHVVAAQVDLLEFPYRPEAHRTRVIGEYGETLDHSGFSRPPRP; encoded by the coding sequence ATGAACGCTTTCCTGAACGGCCTGCGCGCGGGCGACCAGCCGGACCTCGCGGCATTCACGCGGGAACTCGGCGCGGCCCTCCCGCTCCTCGCCGAACTCCCACGCACGCCCCAGGACCCCGAATGGCACGGCGAAGGGGACGTCGGCACGCACACCGACCTGGTGCTGCAGGAAACGTACCACCTCGCGGACACGCACGCCCTGAGCGGCGACGCGCGCCTCACGCTCGTGCTCGCCGCCGCGCTCCACGATCTCGGCAAGCCGCTCGTCACGCGCCGCGACGACAGCCGCGGAACGCCGCGCATCGTGTCGCCCCGCCACGCCGACCGGGGCCGATCGTACCTCGCGTACCGCCTGCCCGAACTGGACCTCCCGCACGCCGTCACGCGGGACGTCATGGCGCTCGTCGGGCACCACCACGACCTCGCCCGCACCCTCACGGACGGTTCCCTGCGCGCGTACCGCCGCCTGGCACGGCAGGTGGACCTGCAGGCGCTGTACCTGCTGGAAGTGGCGGACACGCGCGGTCGCGTATCCGCGGACCGCGACAGCAAACTCGAGGACCTCGAATTGTTCCGCCTGGGCGCGCAGGAGTACGGCGTGTGGGACGCCACGGACCCGTACGCCGAGTGGCGCGCGGACATCCAGGCGCAGTTGCGCGGCTTCCCGGACGCGTACGTGGACCTGACGCTCGAATCGGGCATCCTCGACCATGAAGCGGGCCTGATCAGCACCCCGCACGAGGCGGTCGCGCGGGCGTACGCAGCCCGCGCCGGCTTCCCGGACCTCACTGTCACGGTCGGGCCGAGCGGCGCCGGCAAGAGCGCCTGGGTGGCAGCACACTACCCGGACCACGCTGTCGTGTCCCTCGACGCGCTCCGTGACGAACTGGCCGGGCGGCGCGCCGACCAGAGCGTGAACGGCCGCGTCCTGCAGGCCGCCAAGGAACAGCTGCGGGTGGCGCTGCGCGCCCGCCGGCCCGTCGTGTGGGACGCCACGAACACCCGCCGTGACTTCCGCGGCGTGCCGCTGCGGCTTGGCTTCGAGTACGGCGCGCTCACGACCCTCGCGGTGTTCCAGCCGCCGCTCAGCACCGTTTTCGAGCGCAACCCGGCGCGCACGCACGCCGTCCCCGCGCACGTGGTGGCCGCGCAGGTGGACCTGCTGGAGTTCCCATACCGCCCGGAAGCGCACCGCACGCGGGTCATCGGGGAGTACGGGGAAACGCTCGACCATTCCGGCTTCAGCCGCCCGCCGCGCCCCTGA
- a CDS encoding Rrf2 family transcriptional regulator, whose protein sequence is MNSQYAVAVHVLALISMHPDHARTSEAIAGSVGTNPVVVRNIIGLLRRAGLLRTQRGVAGAVLTRTPDAVTLLDVYRAVNPPEHLFRLHEQPNPQCPVGSHIQDTLEVVFGTAQRALEERLGQVTLVDVMADLAQRAS, encoded by the coding sequence GTGAACAGTCAATATGCCGTGGCCGTGCACGTGCTGGCCCTGATCAGCATGCACCCGGACCATGCCCGCACTTCCGAAGCCATTGCCGGCAGCGTGGGCACCAACCCGGTCGTCGTCCGCAACATCATCGGGCTGCTGCGCCGTGCGGGCCTTCTGCGCACGCAACGCGGCGTGGCGGGAGCCGTGCTGACGCGCACGCCGGACGCCGTCACGCTGCTCGACGTGTACCGCGCCGTGAATCCGCCGGAGCATCTGTTCAGGCTGCATGAGCAGCCGAACCCGCAGTGCCCCGTCGGCAGTCACATCCAGGACACCCTGGAAGTGGTGTTCGGCACTGCGCAGCGCGCGCTGGAGGAGCGGCTCGGGCAGGTCACGCTCGTGGACGTCATGGCGGACCTGGCGCAGCGGGCCAGCTGA
- a CDS encoding SDR family oxidoreductase, with the protein MIAITGATGHLGRLTVQALLARGVPASDLVALVRDPAKAADLAAQGVQVRHADYHQPDTLRTALQGVQRLLLISSNDFNDRVGQHRHVIQAARDAGVTLLAYTSILNADTTPMLLAGDHQATETLIRESGLPFVFLRNGWYIENYTDSLAQTLAQGGMIGSAGEGRLTPAARQDYAEAAAAVLSTAGHEGQAYELGGDQALTLSDLAADISRVSGQPVTYTNMPVDEYTRTLMGFGLPEGTATVFADADAGIERGDLATNSGDLRRLIARPSTPAADVIRAALGAQ; encoded by the coding sequence ATGATTGCCATCACCGGCGCCACCGGCCACCTCGGCCGCCTCACCGTCCAGGCCCTCCTCGCACGCGGCGTGCCCGCCAGCGACCTCGTCGCCCTCGTCCGCGACCCGGCCAAAGCCGCCGACCTCGCCGCGCAGGGCGTCCAGGTCCGCCACGCCGACTACCACCAGCCCGACACGCTCCGCACCGCCCTGCAAGGCGTCCAGCGCCTCCTGCTGATCTCCAGCAACGACTTCAACGACCGCGTCGGCCAGCACCGCCACGTCATCCAGGCCGCCCGCGACGCCGGCGTCACCCTGCTCGCGTACACCAGCATCCTCAACGCCGACACCACCCCCATGCTGCTCGCCGGCGACCACCAGGCCACCGAAACGCTCATCCGCGAATCCGGCCTGCCCTTCGTGTTCCTCCGCAACGGCTGGTACATCGAGAACTACACCGACAGCCTCGCGCAGACGCTCGCGCAGGGCGGCATGATCGGCAGCGCCGGCGAGGGCCGCCTCACGCCCGCCGCCCGCCAGGACTACGCCGAAGCCGCCGCCGCCGTCCTCAGCACCGCCGGCCACGAAGGGCAGGCGTACGAACTGGGCGGCGACCAGGCGCTCACGCTCAGCGACCTCGCCGCGGACATCAGCCGCGTAAGCGGCCAGCCCGTCACGTACACCAACATGCCCGTCGACGAGTACACCCGCACCCTCATGGGCTTCGGCCTGCCCGAAGGGACCGCCACCGTCTTCGCGGACGCGGACGCCGGCATCGAACGCGGCGACCTCGCCACGAACAGCGGCGACCTGCGCCGCCTGATCGCCCGCCCCTCCACGCCCGCCGCGGACGTCATCCGCGCCGCCCTCGGCGCGCAGTAA
- a CDS encoding acetate--CoA ligase produces MEKPLLEHPLVHPPAPLSAAAPVTPDEAARLLALDPPAYWLDIARELTWTTPPDTALDGTLGDFRYYPGATGNVSVNCLDRHPSERTALLYEREDGHRETWTYGALTDATARFAAALQDLGVTKGDRVAIYLGNVPEAFIAIHACYRIGAIYSVIFAGFSASAVRDRLVDAQPKVVVCTDATLRRGKAVPLKATLDEALRGLHVPHVIVARRVDPAASLREGEHDFHALLQATTRRADPVPMEANEPGFIIYTSGTTSKPKGLVHAGLGFLAGAYANVKWALNLQPSDVYWCTADVGWLTFPIFALVGGLAHGATHVIYEGGIDTPTPARPYALIERYGVNKVFTAPTALRMLRRAGDAALAPHDLSRLDLISLVGEPLDPETWHWTQGTLGAGRVFVNNTYGQTETGTAWASSMVGLTPTRPGSCGHPLPGYRARIVRDDGQEAAPGELGALTLTEPFPCLARTVWGDHDRYVQTYLTDHPGAYAASDAALIDADGQLWVTGRLDDVMNVAGHRIGTMEMEAALITHPAVSEAAVVAQPDDLKGAVPVAFVVLRGDAATHDGFAGELAEAIVQGVGPIARPARVIVTPTVPRTRSGKIMRRLLRDLLVTGDVSGDLTSLDNPDAIEVVKGRIAQA; encoded by the coding sequence GTGGAGAAACCGTTGCTGGAGCACCCCCTCGTCCATCCGCCCGCACCGCTGAGCGCCGCCGCGCCCGTCACGCCCGACGAGGCCGCGCGCCTGCTCGCCCTCGACCCGCCCGCGTACTGGCTGGACATCGCGCGGGAACTCACGTGGACCACGCCGCCGGACACCGCCCTGGACGGCACCCTCGGCGACTTCCGCTACTACCCGGGCGCCACCGGGAACGTCAGCGTCAACTGCCTCGACCGCCACCCGTCCGAACGCACCGCGCTGCTCTACGAACGCGAGGACGGCCACCGCGAAACATGGACGTACGGCGCCCTCACCGACGCCACCGCGCGCTTCGCCGCGGCCCTGCAGGACCTCGGCGTCACGAAAGGCGACCGGGTCGCCATCTACCTCGGGAACGTCCCCGAGGCGTTCATCGCCATTCACGCCTGCTACCGCATCGGCGCGATCTACTCCGTCATCTTCGCGGGCTTCAGCGCCTCCGCCGTCCGCGACCGCCTCGTCGACGCCCAGCCGAAGGTCGTCGTCTGCACCGACGCGACCCTGCGCCGTGGCAAGGCCGTGCCCCTCAAAGCCACGCTCGACGAGGCCCTCCGCGGTCTCCACGTACCGCACGTGATCGTCGCGCGCCGCGTGGACCCCGCCGCGTCCCTGCGTGAGGGCGAGCACGACTTCCACGCGCTCCTGCAGGCCACCACGCGCCGCGCCGACCCCGTCCCCATGGAGGCGAACGAGCCGGGCTTCATCATCTATACGTCCGGCACGACCTCCAAACCCAAAGGCCTCGTGCACGCCGGCCTCGGGTTCCTCGCCGGCGCGTACGCGAACGTGAAATGGGCCCTGAACCTCCAGCCGAGCGACGTGTACTGGTGCACCGCCGACGTCGGCTGGCTGACCTTCCCGATCTTCGCGCTCGTCGGCGGGCTCGCGCACGGCGCGACGCACGTCATCTACGAGGGCGGCATCGACACGCCCACCCCCGCCCGGCCGTACGCCCTGATCGAGCGGTACGGCGTGAACAAGGTCTTCACCGCCCCCACCGCCCTGCGGATGCTGCGCCGCGCCGGCGACGCCGCCCTCGCCCCCCACGACCTCAGCCGCCTCGACCTGATCAGCCTCGTCGGCGAACCGCTCGACCCGGAAACGTGGCACTGGACGCAAGGCACGCTCGGCGCCGGGCGCGTGTTCGTGAACAACACGTATGGCCAGACGGAAACCGGCACGGCGTGGGCGAGCAGCATGGTGGGCCTCACCCCCACCCGGCCCGGCAGTTGCGGCCACCCCCTGCCCGGCTACCGCGCCCGCATCGTCCGCGACGACGGTCAGGAAGCCGCGCCCGGCGAACTGGGCGCGCTCACGCTCACCGAACCGTTCCCATGCCTCGCCCGCACCGTCTGGGGCGACCACGACCGGTACGTGCAGACGTACCTCACGGACCACCCGGGCGCGTACGCCGCGTCGGACGCCGCGCTCATCGACGCGGACGGGCAACTGTGGGTCACCGGCCGCCTCGACGACGTCATGAACGTCGCCGGGCACCGCATCGGCACCATGGAGATGGAAGCCGCGCTGATCACCCACCCGGCCGTCAGCGAAGCGGCCGTCGTCGCGCAACCTGACGACCTCAAGGGCGCCGTGCCGGTGGCGTTCGTGGTGCTTCGCGGCGACGCCGCCACGCACGACGGCTTCGCCGGGGAACTCGCGGAAGCCATCGTGCAGGGTGTCGGCCCCATCGCGCGCCCGGCGCGCGTCATCGTCACGCCGACCGTGCCGCGCACCCGCAGCGGCAAGATCATGCGCCGCCTCCTGCGCGATCTGCTCGTGACCGGCGACGTCAGCGGCGACCTCACCAGCCTCGACAACCCCGACGCCATCGAGGTCGTGAAAGGCCGCATCGCCCAGGCCTGA
- a CDS encoding peroxidase-related enzyme (This protein belongs to a clade of uncharacterized proteins related to peroxidases such as the alkylhydroperoxidase AhpD.): protein MPSLSFLPVPTEAEVTPEIATLWRKAHGALGFTPNVFRAQALNPAQFWAWWKYYDLLMNKEGHLPPLEREMVATVVSSLNRCVYCLVSHASAVRVLSGDVRLADTLAIDYRQADLTARQRAILDYAAHLTRHPDRASRDDLTPLRDAGLDDHAILELTQVVGMFNATNRISSALGFQPNEEYFHLGRTGQ, encoded by the coding sequence ATGCCGTCCCTGTCGTTTCTGCCTGTTCCGACCGAAGCGGAAGTCACGCCGGAAATCGCCACGTTGTGGCGGAAGGCGCATGGCGCGCTCGGGTTCACGCCGAACGTGTTCCGCGCGCAGGCGCTCAACCCGGCGCAGTTCTGGGCGTGGTGGAAATACTACGACCTGCTCATGAACAAGGAAGGGCACCTGCCGCCGCTGGAGCGGGAGATGGTCGCCACGGTCGTGAGCAGCCTGAACCGCTGCGTGTACTGCCTGGTGTCGCACGCGTCCGCCGTGCGTGTCCTGAGCGGCGATGTCCGCCTGGCGGACACGCTTGCCATCGACTACCGTCAGGCGGACCTGACGGCGCGGCAGCGCGCGATCCTGGATTACGCCGCGCACCTGACGCGCCACCCGGACCGCGCCAGCCGGGACGATCTGACGCCGCTGCGCGACGCGGGCCTGGATGACCACGCGATTCTGGAGCTCACGCAGGTGGTCGGCATGTTCAACGCCACGAACCGCATCAGCAGTGCGCTGGGGTTCCAGCCGAACGAGGAGTACTTCCACCTCGGCCGGACGGGGCAGTAA
- a CDS encoding DUF2171 domain-containing protein, with amino-acid sequence MTLSQNIREHMDVICADGHHHGQVDHLDGEYLKLTRDAQGQHHWLPLSTVDHVDEHVHLNLRHEEVASHLLSQDPHPEHRQ; translated from the coding sequence ATGACCCTGTCCCAGAACATCCGCGAGCATATGGACGTCATCTGCGCAGATGGGCATCATCACGGTCAGGTGGATCACCTGGACGGCGAGTACCTGAAACTCACCCGCGACGCGCAGGGGCAGCACCACTGGCTGCCGCTCAGCACTGTCGATCACGTAGACGAGCATGTGCACCTGAACCTGCGGCACGAGGAGGTCGCGTCGCATCTGCTCAGCCAGGACCCGCACCCGGAGCACCGCCAGTAA
- a CDS encoding heme/hemin ABC transporter substrate-binding protein — MKTNLTIKALTATLLTATSLAGAATVKGADGVSVTVTNPKRVVALNGTTVELIYKLGKQGTIVGTDVTGTYPANKIPSVGHWAQLPAEGIISLKPDLVIGTADNFTVGNNATVVTQLRSAGIKVLVLPASDTGGLDGVKTRLNMLADVYNVPSAAQALTKSFTTQLAALKINQPTRTPRVLFLYAHGPGDASIYGTDGGANTLIEMAGGRNIAPFRDTKPLTAEAMVALAPDAIIMLNRGYDAVGKLDGALKLPGVAQTPAGRNKRIYTVDDSIRWIGPRLPEFALNLARQWKADFRN, encoded by the coding sequence ATGAAGACGAACCTAACCATCAAGGCCCTCACCGCCACGCTGCTCACCGCCACGTCCCTCGCCGGCGCCGCCACCGTCAAGGGCGCCGACGGCGTGAGCGTCACCGTCACCAACCCCAAACGCGTCGTCGCGCTGAACGGCACCACCGTCGAACTCATCTACAAACTCGGCAAGCAGGGCACCATCGTCGGCACCGACGTTACCGGCACGTACCCCGCCAACAAGATCCCCAGCGTCGGCCACTGGGCGCAACTCCCCGCCGAAGGCATCATCTCGCTCAAACCCGACCTCGTCATCGGCACCGCCGACAATTTCACTGTCGGCAACAACGCCACCGTCGTCACGCAACTCCGCAGCGCCGGCATCAAGGTCCTCGTGCTGCCCGCCAGCGACACCGGCGGCCTCGACGGCGTCAAAACCCGCCTGAACATGCTCGCCGACGTGTACAACGTCCCTTCCGCCGCGCAGGCGCTCACCAAGAGCTTCACCACCCAGCTCGCCGCCCTCAAGATCAACCAGCCCACCCGGACGCCGCGCGTACTGTTCCTGTACGCCCACGGCCCTGGCGACGCCAGCATCTACGGCACCGACGGCGGCGCGAACACCCTTATCGAAATGGCCGGCGGCCGGAACATCGCGCCCTTCCGCGACACCAAACCCCTCACCGCCGAAGCCATGGTCGCCCTCGCCCCCGACGCCATCATCATGCTCAACCGCGGTTACGACGCCGTCGGCAAACTCGACGGCGCCCTGAAGCTCCCCGGCGTCGCCCAGACGCCCGCCGGGCGTAACAAACGCATCTACACCGTGGACGACTCCATCCGCTGGATCGGCCCGCGCCTGCCCGAATTCGCGCTGAACCTCGCGCGCCAGTGGAAGGCCGACTTCCGCAACTAA
- a CDS encoding siderophore-interacting protein, translating to MTPRITRVGPHPVQLRLLDVKAVQDLTPRLRRVTLTGDALDGFRSEGADDHVKLFFPAPGERTPHLPTFGPTGPTFPEGVTPPARRDYTPRQYRPDVHELDIDFVLHGDGPGATWAANAQPGDRLGVGGPRGSTLVTYDFDWYLLAGDEAALPAIARRLEELPAGAHATVLLEVHDATDELPLTTSADARVRWLHRAPAAPGTTTLLLDALRDLHLPDGDGFVWVGTETTQATAIRHHLTDERGLPSDWVRAVGYWTLARSEPQGPTRATPTAR from the coding sequence ATGACCCCACGCATCACCCGCGTCGGCCCGCACCCCGTCCAACTCCGCCTGCTCGACGTGAAAGCCGTCCAGGACCTCACACCCCGCCTGCGCCGCGTCACCCTTACCGGCGACGCCCTCGACGGGTTCCGTAGCGAAGGCGCCGACGACCACGTCAAGCTCTTCTTCCCTGCCCCCGGCGAACGCACGCCGCACCTCCCCACGTTCGGCCCGACCGGCCCCACCTTCCCGGAGGGCGTCACGCCTCCCGCGCGGCGTGACTACACCCCCCGCCAGTACCGGCCAGACGTCCATGAACTGGACATCGACTTCGTGCTGCACGGCGACGGCCCCGGCGCGACCTGGGCGGCGAACGCGCAGCCCGGCGACCGCCTCGGCGTGGGCGGCCCACGCGGCTCCACCCTCGTCACGTACGACTTCGACTGGTACCTGCTCGCCGGCGACGAAGCGGCGCTGCCCGCCATCGCCCGCCGCCTCGAGGAACTTCCCGCCGGCGCGCACGCCACCGTGCTCCTCGAAGTGCACGACGCCACCGACGAACTGCCCCTCACCACCTCCGCAGACGCGCGCGTCCGCTGGCTGCACCGCGCCCCCGCCGCGCCCGGCACGACGACCCTGCTGCTCGACGCGCTCCGCGACCTGCACCTCCCCGACGGTGACGGATTCGTGTGGGTCGGCACTGAAACCACCCAGGCGACCGCCATCCGCCACCACCTCACCGACGAACGCGGCCTCCCGAGCGACTGGGTGCGCGCCGTCGGCTACTGGACACTCGCCCGCAGCGAACCCCAGGGGCCCACGCGCGCCACCCCCACTGCACGCTGA